From the genome of Nicotiana sylvestris chromosome 2, ASM39365v2, whole genome shotgun sequence, one region includes:
- the LOC104231912 gene encoding transcription and mRNA export factor ENY2: protein MRHSVNRPPTPDTRDDQEKEPTLNEIINIKLIESGEKERLKELLRERLVESGWKDEMKALCREYVKKKGRNNVTVDDLVHVITPKGRASIPDSIKAELLQRIRTFLVSATL, encoded by the exons AT GAGGCATTCGGTTAATCGTCCACCAACACCGGATACACGGGATGATCAAGAAAAGGAGCCTACCCTTAATGAAATTATCAACATTAAG TTGATTGAGAGTGGGGAAAAGGAACGTTTGAAGGAGCTTTTGAGGGAAAGGCTTGTGGAATCTGGGTGGAAGGATGAAATGAAAGCTCTTTGTAG GGAATATGTCAAGAAGAAAGGACGGAACAATGTAACTGTCGACGACCTTGTACATGTGATTACCCCGAAAGGCAGAG CTTCAATTCCTGATTCCATCAAAGCTGAGCTGCTACAGAGAATTCGTACATTTCTTGTTTCAGCCACTCTTTGA
- the LOC104231913 gene encoding SWI/SNF complex component SNF12 homolog: MSVNNNNNPNKNMGGSSSFGNSPPSNPIAHLQSQSQPQQQMPSGFPGSFQLSQLTAAHAQAIAQAQSKVQAHAQAQAQAAHAQFQAQLQAQGLSLNQAHALGNFGSASASAKRMPQKPPVRPPAFAAANTMSPMRTMELSSAARRKKQKLPEKHLHEKVAAILPESALYTQLLEFESRVDSALARKKVDIQEALKNPPTIQKTLRIYVFNTFANQIRTIPKKPNAEPPSWTLKIVGRILEEGMDPDQAAMFQKSSSMYPKFSTFFKRVTISLDQKLYPDNHIIIWDSARSPAPQDGFEVKRKGEQEFTVNLRLELNYMPEKYKLSPALTEVLGIEVETRARIISSIWHYVKARKLQNPDDPSYFNCDPPLQKVFGEGKVKFTAVTQKITPHLSPPQPIHLEHRIKLSGNNPAGTACYDVLVDVPFPIQRELNALLANTEKTKEIEACDEAICGAIRKIHEHRRRRAFFLGFSQSPIEFINALLESQTKDLKVVAGEASRNAEKERRSQFYSQPWVEDAVIRYLNRKPASDAPGSG; this comes from the exons ATGTCtgttaacaacaacaataaccctaACAAGAACATGGGAGGATCATCCTCCTTTGGCAATTCACCTCCTTCAAACCCAATTGCACACCTACAATCCCAATCACAACCCCAACAACAGATGCCCTCCGGGTTTCCCGGGTCATTTCAGTTATCTCAGCTCACTGCAGCTCATGCCCAAGCCATTGCTCAAGCACAGTCGAAAGTCCAAGCTCATGCTCAAGCTCAAGCACAAGCTGCCCATGCTCAATTCCAGGCTCAGTTACAAGCTCAGGGTCTGTCCCTTAACCAAGCCCATGCTCTTGGCAATTTTGGTTCTGCAAGTGCCTCCGCGAAACGCATGCCTCAGAAACCTCCGGTGCGCCCACCTGCATTCGCGGCTGCTAACACGATGTCCCCAATGAGAACTATGGAGCTTTCGTCTGCTGCGAGAAGGAAAAAGCAGAAGCTTCCCGAGAAGCACTTGCACGAGAAGGTGGCTGCGATTTTACCCGAATCTGCACTTTATACTCAGCTCCTTGAGTTTGAATCTCGGGTTGATTCTGCCTTAGCAAGAAAGAAAGTTGACATCCAGGAGGCTTTGAAGAATCCGCCTACTATTCAGAAGACGCTTCGTATATATGTATTCAATACTTTTGCTAATCAGATTCGTACTATTCCTAAGAAGCCGAATGCTGAACCGCCTTCGTGGACCCTTAAAATCGTAGGAAGGATTTTGGAGGAGGGAATGGATCCTGATCAAGCTGCCATGTTTCAGAAATCGAGCTCCATGTATCCAAAGTTTTCGACTTTCTTCAAAAGAGTCACCATTTCCTTGGACCAGAAACTGTATCCTGATAACCATATTATAATCTGGGATTCTGCGAGATCGCCTGCACCTCAGGATGGTTTCGAGgtcaaaagaaaaggagagcAAGAATTCACTGTTAATTTAAGACTAGAATTGAATTACATGCCTGAGAAATATAAACTTTCACCGGCTTTAACTGAAGTTCTTGGTATTGAGGTCGAGACTCGTGCAAGAATTATCTCTTCTATCTGGCATTATGTTAAGGCTCGAAAGTTGCAGAACCCTGACGATCCTTCTTACTTCAACTGTGATCCTCCTCTTCAGAAAGTGTTTGGGGAAGGAAAGGTTAAGTTCACTGCAGTCACACAAAAGATCACGCCCCATTTGTCTCCTCCACAACCCATACATTTGGAACACAGGATTAAACTTTCCGGAAATAATCCTGCTGGAACTGCGTGCTATGATGTATTGGTTGATGTGCCATTCCCTATCCAGAGGGAGCTGAATGCTCTGCTGGCCAATACGGAAAAGACCAAAGAGATTGAAGCTTGTGATGAAGCAATTTGTGGTGCCATAAGAAAGATCCATGAGCATCGGAGGAGAAGGGCTTTTTTTCTTGGCTTTAGTCAATCTCCTATTGAGTTTATTAATGCACTTCTAGAATCCCAGACCAAGGATCTGAAAGTTGTTGCTGGGGAGGCGAGTCGCAATGCTGAGAAAGAGCGACGGTCTCAGTTTTATAGCCAACCATG GGTTGAGGATGCTGTTATTCGCTACCTGAATCGCAAGCCAGCTTCTGATGCCCCTGGAAGCGGGTGA